A window of Flammeovirga kamogawensis genomic DNA:
GTAGTATAATGTCCTTTATCATGAACATCTAAACCAATATGATGCATTAATCCATGGGGAAAGTATCTTGCATAGTCTTCTGGGAAATCAATTATTTTGAGTTTGTATAACCCTTTACCAATAATATCTGTAGAGATTGTATATACTTCATCAAAAGAAGCACCTTCTTTACATGCTGCTATACTTTTTTCTTGTGCTTTAAGTACAAGTTCATAAAGTGTGCGTTGTTCTTTAGAAAATTTACCATTTACAGGAATTGTTCTTGTAACATCTGCAGTATACCCTCTGTACTCTGCACCACAATCCATTAATATCAGTTCTCCATCTTCTACATTTGGTTTGTTATTGGCTATATAATGTAGCATACATCCATTTTCTCCTGCTCCAACAATACTTGGATAACCTTCGTATTCTGCACCGTATTTTTTAAAAATGAACTCATGAATACCTTGTATTTCTGTTTCAGACATTCCCGGTTTCATGGCTTTCATTACTTCTATCTGTGCAATAGCAGAAATTTTGATGGCTTTAGTTGTAAGTTTAATTTCTACAGGAGCCTTAATTTCTCTAAGGTCCTTCATTAAACTATCGAGTGTTATGATATCTATATTTGTATTTGGTAAATGCTGAGCTACTTTAACTCTTTGTTCTGGAGATGCTGCAGAAATAAAATTAATTATGTTTTTATCTAAACGTAAAACAGCAGTATTCCTTAATTCCAAAGCAACATCTTGTGCAATAATCATTTGATTTTCGATAGTAGTAGAACGCATTAAATTATAAAGATAAGCTGAAGCAGGGTTTAAAAAAGGAGGGTAAGCTGTTTTTTGTTTAAAATTTTGAATAATGTCATATAAATCAAAAGGATTGTATATATTATTACGTACATCTCTAGGAGGATCATAAGTGAGTACATTATCAAAAGTTTCGAACTTAAAATTGAATTTAGAGAAAGCAGTAATGGGTAAAACGTTTTCAACACCAAGTTTTTGATTAACCTCCTTAATTGTCAAACTAGCTCCAATCCAAATCTGATCAATAGAATCTCTTTCTTCAACAAAAAGTAATTCGGAACAAGTATTACCATCTTCTAATTGATAAGGTGTAGAAAAAAGTAAAAGCACAGCGTTTGGTTCTCTATAACCTGTTAGGTAGTATAAATCAGGATTCTGATGATAAACATAGTCAACATCATTGGCTCTATTTCTAATGGGATTAGCAAAAAATACTGCAACAGAATTTTTAGGTAACTTATTTCTTAGAAGCTCCCTTCTTTCTTTATGAAATTCTTTAGGTGGAAAATTAGTAGGAGCATACTTGTACTGTGCTATTACTAATTGACATAACAATAAAAAAGTGACTACTATAAAACCGAATTTTCTGTACATAACCTGTTGTGTAAATTAAACAAAGCAAAATAAGAATTGTGGTTTGAATAGTGAAACTTATTTGATCAGTAAAAATAAAAAAGTGTGCAAGTACCTCAATTACTACTTGTACACTTCTTTAAAATCTATTTTTGAAGTCCATCCAAAAGTACTTTGATCATGTTATTTTTTGGTTGCCTATAAAATTCATACAATAGGTAAAATGACCGTACCTCTAATTACAGCTTGGATTAAAGACTTAGAAAAAGCATTTACCATTAAAGTATCTCTTTTATATGAGGAGCCGTTTCTAAGAATGAATTTATAGTAACTTTTGGAGCTAGAAGGTCTAATAATATATACATTATAAAAAGTACCATCAATTAATTGGATTATCAATTTCTTGAGTGGTCAATTGGATATTGACTTTACCACTTTACTACAAGACCAGAAACTGTGAAAATTAGATAAAGACAAATAATCAAAATTATTACTCCCTTTCATACTTTAAAAATTACTTTCATAATGGATTTAGATTTGTATGATTTTAGTGAATTTACTCATTTAAATTTTAAATCTCTTTCGTATCTAAATTCCGTCTATAAAGTCTAGTGCGTGGTGTTATGAATGCAAGTAAGTGTCTTTTTTACATTATTTTCTCTTTTTTTTCATAAAAGACTTGCATGTAAATCTAAATATTTCTTAATTGGTCTACCAGTTGTTGGTAACCTAATTGTTAGGTCACCAAAAAGCAGCAAGAAAAAGTGAAGAAATTCACTAAAGATTAAAGTAGAGCAATTGGTAATATCTTAGCCATTTAGGTTAGGAAGTCAGTTTAAATAGTTTGAAAGCTATTATTTAATTAAAAAGAAGAATTATTGGTTTAATTTTTTTTTCGCCAAGAAAAAATTGGTTAACCAGTTACTAAGAAATAAATATATCATGGAACAATCGATCTTTAATACGTTTAGAAAAATAGAAATTGAGAAGCCAGTTGATAAGATTATTAAACAAGTTAAATCTTTAATATCTTCTGGACAGTTAAACCCTGGTGATAAATTACCATCAGAAAGAAAGCTAAGTGAACATTTTGCAATTGGTAGAACACATGTTCGAGATGCAATAAGAAAGTTAGAGTTTTATGGAATATTAAAAACATTGCCACAAAGTGGAACTGTAGTAGCAGGTTTTGGTATTTCTGCATTAGAAGGCTTAATAACTGACGTATTAGATTTAGAAGGTAGTGATTTTAACTCTCTAGTTGAAACAAGAGTAATCTTAGAAACAAACACTGCAAAATATGCAGCAATTAGAAGAGATGATAAAGATATTATGTCTATAAGTAGTGCATTAACTGCTTATGAGACCGCTGTTAAGAAAGGAAAAGATAATGTGGAGCATGATTTAATGTTCCATATGAAAATAGCCGAAGCAAGTAAGAATTCTGTATTAAAATCATTAATGATGATAGTAGCACCAGACATCATTACATTTTTTAAAGAGAAGGAAATTTGTTCTGGCAACAAACCTTCAAGAGCGTTAGATGAGCATTATGCAATTTTAGAACACATCTCTAACAGAGATCCTGAAAAGGCTGAACAAGCGATGTTCCAACATCTGAAGGAAATTATTCAACATCCAAACATGTAAAGTAGCCTATGTAGAAACAAAAACTAGGATAAAAAAAATGGATTAACAGGCAGTTAATCCAAACAGTCAGGTTGTGATAATAGGGGTCATCGGCAAAATCATCCTTATAAAACATTCCTTCCTTGTAAACAAAGATACGTACAAAGAAGTGTATTCACAAACGAACAACCAACCTGCCTAAGCAAACTATTTATTTTACCAATGAGCAAAATACGCTTTAGTAGATAATTGACCATGTTATATCGTGTAACATTGAACACCAATTATGCCATACTAAGAGCTAACTCTTCAATGAAATTGAAATGAACAACACATTTAAATTATTACTAGCATCTATTGGGATTTTACTATTTTTATATCCCGCGGATCTTTTGGCACAAAACGATCAAGTTAAAGTTAATGGTCGAATAGTAAATCAAGATGGCTTTCCATTACCAGGGGTATCTATTATAATAAAAGATGCCGAAAGAAGTAAAGGTACTATTTCTGATTTTGACGGAAATTTCTCTTTACTTACTAACTCTACAGATGTATTAATGTTTTCTTTTATTGGCTGTAAATCGCAAGAAGTTGCAGTGAATGGTCAATCTGAAATCAATGTAGTTTTAGAAGAAGAATTAAGTCAGTTAGACGAAATCGTTGTCGTTGGATATGGTTCAGTTCAAAAATCACATTTGACAGGAGCTGTATCAAAAGTAACTAATGAGAACTTAGATCAAATTCCATTATCAAGAGTTGATGATGCTTTAGCAGGTCAAGTTTCTGGTGTAAATATCCAGATGACTAACCCAGAAGCAGGTGGAGCACCAACAATTCGTGTTAGGGGTGTAGGTTCTATTACATCTGTACCAAACCCACTTATTGTTGTAGATGGTATTGTTGTAGACCAAGATTACCTAGGTAGTTTAGATATGAACGATGTAGAATCTATTGAAGTATTAAAAGATGCTTCTTCTGCAGCTATTTATGGTTCAAGAGGATCAAATGGTGTTATCTTAATTACAAACAAATCAGGTAAGAAAGGTAAAGCAACATTTACTTATAACGGATACTTTGGTACAAAATCAGTTCCTAAGAACGATGTATTAAAAACAGTTGGAGAATGGACTTCATTTGTATCAAACAATAACGAAGGTGAGCTAACAGATAGAATGAAATATATCAATCAGTTAGGTACTGAAACAGCATGGGACGAAGTAATGATGGACGGTGGTACTATTCAAAACCACTCGTTATCAGCAAGAGGGGGAACAGAGAAGACAAACTATAGTGCATCAGGTAGTTACTTAAAAGATGAAGGTGTATTATTAACGGATAGCTACGAAAAAATCAACTTTAGATTAAGCTTAGACACTAAAGTAAACGACCGTTTAAAGTTTGGTTTAAAAGTAAACCCATCTTATAGTAAGCAAAGAAGATTTCCAGTTGGACTTCATGATGCGATTAGACAATCACCTTGGTTACCAGAAAGAATTGACGAGAATAGCATCAAATATGTAAACCGTCTTAGAGAAGAAGGTAGATGGGCAGATGCACAGGTTGGAGATTATGCTATGGAACGTATGTTCGATGATTATGATCTTGATAATAACGAATCTGTAGAATCTGGAGGAACTGATATTAGTACAACATCTAATGCATCTCCTTTAGCAAAAGTACAAGAGCGTAATTATATGAAGTACCAAACAAAGCTATTTACTAGCATGTACTTAAAATATGATATTGCTAAAGGTTTAGCATTTAGATCTACTTTAGGTGGAGATTATAAAAACTCTACAAACGAAAGATTTACAGGTGTGAAAGCATCAAGAAATGAGGAGGCGGGTACTTCAGCTTTTAATAGCCAATACAACCAATTCCACATTGTTGCAGAGCAAACTCTAACATACGATAAAAACTTTGGTAATAAGCACTCAATTAATGCTGTAGCAGGTTTTGCTTATGAATTTTGGGATGCTAAATATAGTGAAGTAGAAGCAAACGGTTATAATTTTGATTATATCCAAACTATTCCAGCTACTAACGTAACTGGAGCAGGAACAGAGCATACACAAAAAGGTTTAGTATCTTATTTAGGTCGTGTTAACTACGCTTATGATAATAAGTACTTAGTTTCTGTAAGTGCAAGAACTGATGGTAGTTCTAAATTTGGACAAGACAATAAATTTGGTGTATTCCCTGCTGCATCTTTAGGATGGAGAGTATCTGAGGAAGCATTCTTAAAATCTAGTTCAGTAATTAGTAACTTAAAATTAAGAGTAAGTTACGGTGTAACTGGTAATGACGGAGATGACAATTCTATTGGTAGATATCCTCATATTGGTTTAGTAGAGCCTGTAGGATCAGTATTTAATGGTAACATTTACAATGGTTTTAACCAAGTAACACTTTCTAACCCTCAATTACAGTGGGAAAAGTCAATTGAAATAAACCCTGGTGTTGAAGTAGGTTTCTTCCAAGATAAATTAAACTTAAGCGTTGATTTCTATAAACGTAATAGCCAAGATTTATTAATGAACAGACCTATCCCTTCAGCAACTGGATTTAGCGATGCAATTGTTAACCTTGGTGAGGTAGAAAATAAAGGTATTGAAGTAGAAGTTCGTACTACTAATATTGTTACTTCTTCATTTAAGTGGAGTACAACAGGTAATGTTTCTTATAACGAGAACAACTTAGTAAGTATGGCAGGTGCAGACGGGCTAATCTCAACTGTAGATTCTAAACGTCCTGCAGAATGGATTGCAAAAGAAGGTAATCCTGTAGCATCTTTCTACGGATACGTAGTGGAAAAAGAAATTCCTTTAGAGAATATCAAAAATCCTTACTATCCAATTAACGGACAGTCTCAAGACATTTATGTTAAAGATTTAAATGGTGATGGTATCATTGATTCAGACGATAGAACAATCTTAGGATCTCCATACCCTAAATTTATCTGGTCTGTTACAAACACAATGAGCTACAAAAACTTTGATTTAAGTTTCATGTTCCAAGGTTCTCATGGTGCTAAAGTTAGAAACATGGACCCTCAATATGTAAATAATCAGTTTAGTTCAAACCAAGATTATATCACTGACGAAACTAACCCTAACTTCTTTAAAGATTCGGATAAAGTTGTTCAAAGAATTTTCACAGATGATATCGTAATGGATGCTTCTTATATCACATTAAGAAACTTAAACATTGGGTACACTTTGCCTAAATCATGGATTTCTAAGGTTGGTATTAAGAGTGCTAGAGTTTACGCATCTGGACAGAACTTGATTTATATTATGGGTAGTGACTATAGGGGTTATAATCCTGAAGGTGTAAACCAAGGTTTAGATTCGCCATTAACATATGGTTACCAAAGAGGTGCAGCACCTATTTACAGATCTTATTCTGCAGGTATAAATCTTCAATTCTAAAAAGAAATAATAATGAAAAATATATTAATCGGATTGACGTTTTTAATTGGAGTATCATTTTTTACTTCATGTCAAGATTCTTTAGATTTAGAACCTAAGTCTGCAATTGGAGATAATGGTTTCTACAAAAATACAGAGGAGGTTCAAGCTGCAGTTTTTGCAATGTACGATGGTCTTCAAAATGTAGTTCAACGTGAGTTTGCTTTAACAGAAATGCGTTCAGATAACTCTAAAACTAAAAATAGTGAAGGAGAATGGGCACAGTTCGAAACAATGGATGTATCTCCAAACAACGGTACTTTGTCTACTTATTGGACAGATTTATACAATGTTGTTTTTAGAGCAAACAAAGTTTTACAAAACCTTGATGTTGTTTCTAACGTCGAGTTGAATGCTCAATTTGAAGGTGAAGCTAAATTTATAAGAGCATTAGCTTACTTTAATTTAACAAGAGGTTTTGGTGATGTACCTTTAGTTACTAAGGTGATCGTACCTGGTGAAGAAGTTGGACAAGTTAAAGTTTTAAGTTCTTCTGTTTTAGATCAAATTGAACTTGATTTAAATGATGCAATCTCTAAATTAGCTTCTAGAGGAAATGTTGAAGAAGGTCGTGCAACAATTGGAGCAGCTCAGGCGTTATTAGCGAAAGTTAAATTAACAAGAGGGGATTACACTGGAGCAAGAACTTTATTAGAAGCAATTGTTGGAAGCGGAGATTACAGCTTAGCAGCATCGTATAGAGATGTTTTCTACAGTGAATTAAATTCTGAAATAATTTTTGCAGTACAGTTCTTAAATGACCATGCTGTAGAAAGTCAAGATTTCTCTTATGAGTTTACAAATTTGGGTAGAAATAGTGGTTTAAACTATGTAACGTCTGATTTAGTAGCTGCAGTAGGAACAACTGACACAGAAAGAATTGGTGTTTTATATAATCCTGAAGATGTAAAAGAAAATGGAAAGTTTATCTCTTCTTCTTCAGATAACAGATTATGTGGTAACGATTGGGTAATCTTACGTTTGGCAGATGTTTATTTAATGCATTCAGAAGCTATTTTAGCAGGGCAATCAGAAACGACTGATGGAAGTGCTATTGCTTCTTATAACATGATACGCTCAAGAGTAAACCTTTCTACTTTACCAACAGATGGTTCGGCTACTTTAACTAAAGATATGCTATTTAATGAACGTAGAGTTGAATTGGCTTTTGAAAACCATAGACTATATGATTTAGTAAGATCTGGCGACGCTGAAAAAGTAATGGGAGATTTTGCATCAGCTAATGGATTCACTTTTAATGGAACTAAGTTATTATTACCTATTCCACAAAGAGAGATTGATACAAGCTTTGGTGTTTTAACGCAAAACCCTGGTTACTAAATCAGCATTTTTTGAAATCATTTTTTCGCTAACAAAAATTGAATCATGAAAATTAAATTAAGCACTACGCTAACAAAAAATATATTTGTCGCAGTTACAGCACTATTTTCAGTAACTGCATGTACAGAAGAATTGCCAGGTGTTGGATCTATTCCAGATTTAACTCCTCCATCAGCAAACTTCAGTTATAAGTCGAGTACAGAGAACTTTAAGCAAATAGACTTCACTAACCTTTCAATTAGTGCAAGTAATTTTACTTGGGACTTTGCAGACGGTAATACATCAGAAGAACAAGAACCATCTAATGTATTTCCAGGAGAAGGAAGTTACGATGTAATGCTAAAAGCAACTGATGGTAATGGTGTACAAAGTGACACTGTAATTACGGTCTCAA
This region includes:
- a CDS encoding RagB/SusD family nutrient uptake outer membrane protein; its protein translation is MKNILIGLTFLIGVSFFTSCQDSLDLEPKSAIGDNGFYKNTEEVQAAVFAMYDGLQNVVQREFALTEMRSDNSKTKNSEGEWAQFETMDVSPNNGTLSTYWTDLYNVVFRANKVLQNLDVVSNVELNAQFEGEAKFIRALAYFNLTRGFGDVPLVTKVIVPGEEVGQVKVLSSSVLDQIELDLNDAISKLASRGNVEEGRATIGAAQALLAKVKLTRGDYTGARTLLEAIVGSGDYSLAASYRDVFYSELNSEIIFAVQFLNDHAVESQDFSYEFTNLGRNSGLNYVTSDLVAAVGTTDTERIGVLYNPEDVKENGKFISSSSDNRLCGNDWVILRLADVYLMHSEAILAGQSETTDGSAIASYNMIRSRVNLSTLPTDGSATLTKDMLFNERRVELAFENHRLYDLVRSGDAEKVMGDFASANGFTFNGTKLLLPIPQREIDTSFGVLTQNPGY
- a CDS encoding aminopeptidase P family protein gives rise to the protein MYRKFGFIVVTFLLLCQLVIAQYKYAPTNFPPKEFHKERRELLRNKLPKNSVAVFFANPIRNRANDVDYVYHQNPDLYYLTGYREPNAVLLLFSTPYQLEDGNTCSELLFVEERDSIDQIWIGASLTIKEVNQKLGVENVLPITAFSKFNFKFETFDNVLTYDPPRDVRNNIYNPFDLYDIIQNFKQKTAYPPFLNPASAYLYNLMRSTTIENQMIIAQDVALELRNTAVLRLDKNIINFISAASPEQRVKVAQHLPNTNIDIITLDSLMKDLREIKAPVEIKLTTKAIKISAIAQIEVMKAMKPGMSETEIQGIHEFIFKKYGAEYEGYPSIVGAGENGCMLHYIANNKPNVEDGELILMDCGAEYRGYTADVTRTIPVNGKFSKEQRTLYELVLKAQEKSIAACKEGASFDEVYTISTDIIGKGLYKLKIIDFPEDYARYFPHGLMHHIGLDVHDKGHYTTLKKDMIVTVEPGIYIPEGSECDEKWWGIGIRIEDDILITDAEPINLSARAPRSIEKIEAIMKETSIFDQLDLPILK
- a CDS encoding SusC/RagA family TonB-linked outer membrane protein, whose product is MNNTFKLLLASIGILLFLYPADLLAQNDQVKVNGRIVNQDGFPLPGVSIIIKDAERSKGTISDFDGNFSLLTNSTDVLMFSFIGCKSQEVAVNGQSEINVVLEEELSQLDEIVVVGYGSVQKSHLTGAVSKVTNENLDQIPLSRVDDALAGQVSGVNIQMTNPEAGGAPTIRVRGVGSITSVPNPLIVVDGIVVDQDYLGSLDMNDVESIEVLKDASSAAIYGSRGSNGVILITNKSGKKGKATFTYNGYFGTKSVPKNDVLKTVGEWTSFVSNNNEGELTDRMKYINQLGTETAWDEVMMDGGTIQNHSLSARGGTEKTNYSASGSYLKDEGVLLTDSYEKINFRLSLDTKVNDRLKFGLKVNPSYSKQRRFPVGLHDAIRQSPWLPERIDENSIKYVNRLREEGRWADAQVGDYAMERMFDDYDLDNNESVESGGTDISTTSNASPLAKVQERNYMKYQTKLFTSMYLKYDIAKGLAFRSTLGGDYKNSTNERFTGVKASRNEEAGTSAFNSQYNQFHIVAEQTLTYDKNFGNKHSINAVAGFAYEFWDAKYSEVEANGYNFDYIQTIPATNVTGAGTEHTQKGLVSYLGRVNYAYDNKYLVSVSARTDGSSKFGQDNKFGVFPAASLGWRVSEEAFLKSSSVISNLKLRVSYGVTGNDGDDNSIGRYPHIGLVEPVGSVFNGNIYNGFNQVTLSNPQLQWEKSIEINPGVEVGFFQDKLNLSVDFYKRNSQDLLMNRPIPSATGFSDAIVNLGEVENKGIEVEVRTTNIVTSSFKWSTTGNVSYNENNLVSMAGADGLISTVDSKRPAEWIAKEGNPVASFYGYVVEKEIPLENIKNPYYPINGQSQDIYVKDLNGDGIIDSDDRTILGSPYPKFIWSVTNTMSYKNFDLSFMFQGSHGAKVRNMDPQYVNNQFSSNQDYITDETNPNFFKDSDKVVQRIFTDDIVMDASYITLRNLNIGYTLPKSWISKVGIKSARVYASGQNLIYIMGSDYRGYNPEGVNQGLDSPLTYGYQRGAAPIYRSYSAGINLQF
- a CDS encoding FadR/GntR family transcriptional regulator — encoded protein: MEQSIFNTFRKIEIEKPVDKIIKQVKSLISSGQLNPGDKLPSERKLSEHFAIGRTHVRDAIRKLEFYGILKTLPQSGTVVAGFGISALEGLITDVLDLEGSDFNSLVETRVILETNTAKYAAIRRDDKDIMSISSALTAYETAVKKGKDNVEHDLMFHMKIAEASKNSVLKSLMMIVAPDIITFFKEKEICSGNKPSRALDEHYAILEHISNRDPEKAEQAMFQHLKEIIQHPNM